ATTTAGTGAACTGCAAAGCGTGCCATAACAACATAAATGTCGTCTCAAATATAAAATGTTGTGAGTGCATTTCAGTCTGGGGATTTCATCTTTTTTTGAGAGAACGCGCTTATTTTAACGTTTATCAGGGAATAATTCCTCCGACATCTGCGCTTAATTTATTGAATATTTTACGAGGAGGAGAATTCCATGAAACAGTCTATTGATTTTATTTCAAAAAAGCCGCTTATTGTGTTATTGCTTTTATTAGCCATCGGCTACCTCTGGGCAAGTTCGAACGGGGTAACTGGCAAAACAACGCTGGGAAACTCGCCGGGTTGCACCTGCCACAGCGCCCAGCCTTCTGATAATGTAACGGTTACCATTTCAGGGCCGGATACCGTACAGCCTAATGCAGTGGCTACCTTTCAGGTTCAGATTAGCGGCGGAACGTTAAGCGCTGCCGGAATCAATATAGCCGCCAACCGGGGGCAACTGGAAGCAGATGACGCTTTTCTACAAAAACTCAACGAAGAACTTACGCACAGCTCCCCCAAGTCACCATTTAATAATGTGGTTACCTTTCAGTTTACTTACACAGCGCCCGAAACAGAAGGGCCGGCAGTTATTGCGGCAACGGGAAACAGTGTTAATCTTAACGGTTCAACTTCTGGCGATGTATGGAATCACGCGCCCAATTTTACCGTACAGGTCAAACTGCCATCAGCGCTTAACGGTGACTCTGGCCTTCAGCCAAAAGATTATCTTCTGGAGCAAAACTATCCCAATCCATTTAACGCCAGCACCACCATTCAATTTTATCTGCCTAAAACTACCGTTGTTCGTCTGACGGTTTTGAATGCCGCGGGAGAAAAGGTCAAAATTCTAACCGAAAGTATTCTTTCTGCCGGAAAACATTCACTTAACTTTAAAGCCGATGATTTACCTTCGGGAATGTATTTTTACCGACTTCAGACAGCAGACCGCATTTTAACGCGTAAGATGTTATTGTTAAAATAAATTGTCTCTGTTGATGAAAGTAGAGGCAGGCTCATAATTGATTTTCGGCAGATATGTCGTTCTACTGACTGTCGCCTGTGAAATAATTGAGGCAAGGTCTTTGTTGTAAAGTAAAAAAGGACATTGTCATGGAGAAATTAAGAAAAGAAGAAGCACAGGATTTGATTAAACGGCTAAAGAACTGGAAATTGCAAGACGAACAAATCAGCGCACAATGGCAATTTACAGATTTTACCGAGGCCATGGTTTTTATCAACAAAGTAGCTATCTTAGCAGAACGACACGGGCATCATCCCGAAATTTTTAATGTGTACAATCGTGTTCGTTTAACGCTCACCACGCACGATGCAGGCGGTTTGACGCAGAAGGATTTTGATCTGGCCAT
This sequence is a window from Caldithrix abyssi DSM 13497. Protein-coding genes within it:
- a CDS encoding choice-of-anchor V domain-containing protein, whose product is MKQSIDFISKKPLIVLLLLLAIGYLWASSNGVTGKTTLGNSPGCTCHSAQPSDNVTVTISGPDTVQPNAVATFQVQISGGTLSAAGINIAANRGQLEADDAFLQKLNEELTHSSPKSPFNNVVTFQFTYTAPETEGPAVIAATGNSVNLNGSTSGDVWNHAPNFTVQVKLPSALNGDSGLQPKDYLLEQNYPNPFNASTTIQFYLPKTTVVRLTVLNAAGEKVKILTESILSAGKHSLNFKADDLPSGMYFYRLQTADRILTRKMLLLK
- a CDS encoding 4a-hydroxytetrahydrobiopterin dehydratase, which encodes MEKLRKEEAQDLIKRLKNWKLQDEQISAQWQFTDFTEAMVFINKVAILAERHGHHPEIFNVYNRVRLTLTTHDAGGLTQKDFDLAMAIDELLS